In Amphiprion ocellaris isolate individual 3 ecotype Okinawa chromosome 3, ASM2253959v1, whole genome shotgun sequence, one genomic interval encodes:
- the prr33 gene encoding mucin-2 — protein MAVAYGTANQPGLLSQQYPPPLLPKPGKDNVRLQKLLKRTAKRKASAQASQSAAPFRSSLSPVNEASPDLEHSDHSTPPKTPETTPSLYSIQQPPRFTVRPLYQHVASPYPQRAAFGRVAGMSPQTVEIPSYSYSQDVTTVSSYSVSTQLSGVSGAVGQVTQPAVLKISLPASSVSEATVPAAELKKPAVSTFAEAHAGLKPAAAIATPLSIPTSPSLTPYPMAGGQPMTRPLTVLTPLVKSKSPRPTFKATEPSRSPKPMFDVPQIRMYTATTSYYETSRTPPVYDTAGLTAIGSMVPQSKTDFTPASEVRRGTSPTTHPSLLGTDLQRKTTSSDTERDNAPTAEVNITPTSEIKRATPPAEIKRATPTSEIKRGTPTSEIKRATPPSEIKRGTPTSEIKRATPTSEVTVKTPIFEFQISRTSAGRPKTPAYHVTRATTPVFEISRPNPLLFAVSPITVQPERSRTPQTLPAATSLPASRSLKTTEPPEAMLNGDIHTDMTSAAKPTQQNITKSKSENDLTKGMIQTSPVGSQRPKSPTAVAVTTAVTGYQRPKTPTYEASRLMTTSPGYKRPKTPTYGASPLGVSPVAFQRPKTPTQVSQKSAYRGLTPAEYAAHGGIKTFSPAFGIISSVPPTQEEVKTKEEVLGVSKTPSQEPTVKGQSSVDVSTVKETPKGVDKPHQRDEKIAVTPSIPKIVVSQASDSSGTMLSKETSSTPGKVAKKQATTLINEIPKAKSPTAEGNISEKHKVETAVQETKPKTKTPETKRPLPKGADQDPLKAVKKLLGKDKVQTPEQKAIPDTKAVSEPQDPMKAIDATKIKPEDSKTSIAVPIKDTASESGIKNKMEDEKVESASAVKSSLETKEANKTMPEVKPLLEVIQKPKGVKSKVSGWSRLKKHMVVEQEEPQFPEINSQKEVTVQDQTEMKKLDEKVEDKAKDKPAVQGENQTKDTPVATKMWDAVLFQMFSSKENIMHQIELNKSEEEKLEETKELKEIPSFAYRLPVLLFSPKFDAKKLKEAASRPVTKISTVFEMGLIGRKGKEEEPKDFNRTARGFTAT, from the coding sequence ATGGCTGTCGCTTACGGTACTGCCAACCAGCCAGGCCTGCTTTCCCAGCAGTACCCTCCCCCTCTGCTGCCCAAGCCTGGAAAGGACAATGTTCGGCTTCAGAAGCTCCTCAAGAGAACTGCTAAGAGAAAGGCGTCTGCTCAGGCATCGCAATCTGCTGCACCTTTCCGCTCCAGCCTTTCCCCTGTGAATGAAGCAAGCCCTGACCTCGAGCACAGTGACCACTCCACACCTCCCAAGACTCCTGAGACAACACCCAGCCTCTACAGCATCCAGCAGCCTCCACGATTCACCGTCAGGCCACTGTATCAACATGTGGCATCACCTTACCCACAGCGTGCAGCTTTTGGCCGGGTAGCTGGGATGTCGCCTCAGACAGTTGAAATCCCTTCATACTCTTACTCGCAGGATGTCACCACAGTTTCTTCGTATTCAGTATCCACTCAGCTTTCTGGAGTCTCAGGAGCAGTGGGGCAAGTCACCCAGCCAGCAGTACTCAAAATATCTCTGCCAGCTTCCTCTGTGTCTGAGGCAACAGTACCAGCTGCTGAATTGAAAAAGCCAGCTGTTAGCACATTTGCTGAAGCTCATGCTGGTCTAAAACCTGCTGCAGCTATAGCAACCCCACTGTCAATACCAACAAGTCCAAGTCTGACACCTTATCCAATGGCAGGAGGTCAACCTATGACTCGGCCTCTCACTGTGTTGACCCCGCTTGTGAAATCCAAAAGCCCACGTCCAACATTTAAAGCAACTGAACCCTCAAGATCACCAAAACCGATGTTTGATGTCCCTCAAATTAGGATGTACACAGCGACCACATCATATTACGAGACATCCAGGACACCACCAGTGTATGACACAGCTGGATTAACTGCTATTGGCAGCATGGTACCTCAAagtaaaacagattttactCCAGCATCTGAAGTGAGAAGAGGCACATCACCAACAACTCATCCTTCTTTATTAGGCACAGATCTCCAGAGGAAAACAACATCTTCAGATACTGAAAGAGACAATGCACCAACAGCAGAAGTTAACATAACTCCTacatcagaaataaaaagagCCACTCCACCAGCTGAAATAAAAAGAGCCACTCCAACATCTGAAATCAAAAGAGGAACTCCAACATCAGAAATCAAAAGAGCCACTCCACCATCTGAAATCAAAAGAGGAACTCCAACATCTGAAATCAAAAGAGCTACTCCAACATCTGAAGTAACTGTTAAAACACCAATTTTTGAGTTCCAAATATCAAGAACTTCAGCAGGTCGGCctaaaacaccagcataccaTGTGACCAGGGCTACAACACCTGTCTTTGAAATCTCAAGGCCTAATCCTCTCTTGTTTGCTGTGTCGCCAATCACGGTACAGCCAGAGAGGTCAAGAACACCCCAAacacttcctgctgcaaccagttTACCTGCATCCCGAAGTCTAAAGACTACAGAACCTCCTGAAGCAATGCTGAACGGGGACATCCACACAGACATGACATCTGCAGCGAAACCAACACAACAGAATATtacaaagtcaaagtcagaGAATGATCTGACAAAAGGAATGATCCAAACTTCTCCAGTTGGCTCGCAGAGACCTAAATCTCCGACCGCTGTGGCAGTAACAACAGCAGTGACTGGCTATCAGAGGCCAAAGACTCCAACGTATGAGGCATCTCGACTTATGACCACATCACCTGGCTATAAAAGACCAAAGACTCCTACATATGGGGCATCACCTTTAGGTGTATCACCTGTCGCCTTTCAGAGACCTAAAACCCCTACCCAAGTGTCTCAAAAGTCTGCCTATCGTGGATTGACACCAGCTGAATATGCTGCTCATGGCGGAATTAAAACTTTCTCTCCAGCATTTGGTATCATAAGTTCAGTGCCACCAACTCAAGAGGAGGTTAAAACTAAAGAAGAGGTATTAGGAGTAAGCAAAACACCTAGTCAAGAACCAACTGTGAAGGGACAATCATCAGTTGATGTGTCTACAGTCAAAGAAACCCCCAAAGGTGTAGATAAACCCCATCAGAGAGATGAAAAGATTGCTGTCACCCCTTCAATCCCCAAGATTGTTGTTTCACAAGCATCTGACTCATCAGGAACAATGTTATCCAAGGAGACAAGTTCAACACCTGGTAAGgttgcaaaaaaacaagcaacaacacTGATTAATGAAATACCAAAGGCCAAATCTCCAACAGCAGAGGGGAACATTTCAGAGAAACATAAGGTGGAAACAGCTGTTCAAGAAACTAAACCAAAGACAAAGACTCCTGAAACCAAACGTCCTCTGCCTAAAGGTGCTGACCAAGATCCCCTGAAGGCAGTTAAGAAACTTTTAGGCAAGGACAAGGTCCAGACCCCTGAGCAGAAAGCAATACCTGATACAAAAGCTGTCTCAGAACCACAAGATCCAATGAAAGCTATAGATGCTACCAAGATTAAACCTGAAGACTCAAAGACAAGCATTGCGGTACCTATTAAGGATACTGCTTCTGAATCaggaattaaaaacaaaatggaagATGAGAAAGTTGAGTCAGCTTCAGCAGTTAAATCTTCACTTGAGACAAAGGAAGCTAACAAGACCATGCCAGAAGTGAAGCCCCTTCTTGAAGTCATACAAAAGCCAAAGGGAGTGAAATCTAAAGTGAGTGGTTGGTCCCGACTCAAGAAACACATGGTGGTGGAACAGGAGGAGCCCCAGTTTCCAGAGATAAACTCTCAGAAGGAGGTCACTGTGCAGGACCAGACTGAGATGAAAAAGCTAGATGAGAAGGTGGAAGATAAGGCCAAGGATAAGCCAGCGGTCCAGGGCGAGAACCAAACCAAAGACACTCCCGTGGCAACAAAGATGTGGGACGCTGTCCTCTTCcaaatgttttcctctaaagAGAACATCATGCATCAGATCGAGTTAAACAAAAGTGAGGAGGAGAAACTGGAAGAGACAAAGGAGCTAAAAGAAATACCTTCATTTGCCTACAGACTGCCTGTGCTTCTTTTTAGTCCAAAGTTTGATGCTAAAAAGCTTAAAGAGGCAGCATCGAGGCCGGTCACAAAAATTTCTACTGTGTTTGAAATGGGTCTAATTGGGCGAAAAGGTAAAGAAGAGGAACCAAAAGACTTTAATAGAACAGCGAGAGGGTTCACTGCTACTTAA